A region of Methyloversatilis discipulorum DNA encodes the following proteins:
- a CDS encoding Fur family transcriptional regulator: protein MKSPLNREQTIDLLRAHDINLTQPRIDIACVLFSRMEHLSADQILAMVNETSPSASKATVYNTLKVLREAGLIREVIVDPTKVFFDPNTEPHHHLYDVVTGCLTDIPNHTLRIEGMPQLPPGMVADGVDIVVRVRPGA, encoded by the coding sequence ATGAAATCTCCGCTCAACCGCGAACAGACCATTGATCTGCTGCGCGCACACGACATCAACCTGACGCAGCCGCGCATCGACATCGCCTGTGTGCTGTTCTCGCGCATGGAGCACCTGTCGGCCGACCAGATACTGGCCATGGTCAACGAGACTTCGCCGTCGGCGTCGAAGGCGACCGTCTACAACACGCTCAAGGTGTTGCGCGAGGCCGGGCTGATCCGCGAGGTGATCGTCGATCCGACCAAGGTGTTCTTCGATCCGAACACCGAGCCGCACCACCATCTGTACGACGTGGTGACCGGTTGCCTGACTGACATCCCGAATCACACCTTGCGCATCGAAGGCATGCCGCAACTGCCGCCGGGCATGGTGGCCGACGGGGTGGACATCGTCGTGCGCGTGCGTCCGGGCGCTTGA
- the ispH gene encoding 4-hydroxy-3-methylbut-2-enyl diphosphate reductase produces MDVLLANPRGFCAGVERAIAIVERALEQYGAPIYVRHEVVHNKFVVDSLRAKGAIFIDDLTLVPEGATLIFSAHGVPQAVRHDASSRGLRVFDATCPLVTKVHVEVAKMRDAGREIIMIGHKGHPEVEGTMGQAEGGMYLVETVADVQSLQVADPDKLAYVTQTTLSVDDAQIIVDALRARFPAIVGPKRDDICYATQNRQDAVKFMAPRSDLVLVVGSPNSSNSNRLREVAEQFGVPAHLIDNASQIDPAWLAGRKRIGVTAGASAPEVLVDAVIARLRELGAASVRTLDGTPENVNFPLPKELAQP; encoded by the coding sequence ATGGACGTACTGCTGGCCAATCCGCGTGGCTTCTGCGCCGGCGTGGAGCGCGCCATCGCCATCGTCGAGCGCGCACTGGAACAGTACGGGGCGCCGATCTATGTGCGCCACGAAGTGGTGCACAACAAGTTCGTCGTCGACAGCCTGCGCGCCAAGGGCGCCATCTTCATCGACGATCTGACGCTGGTGCCGGAGGGCGCCACGCTCATCTTCAGCGCGCACGGCGTGCCGCAGGCCGTACGTCATGATGCGTCGTCGCGCGGCCTGCGCGTGTTCGACGCGACCTGTCCGCTGGTGACCAAGGTGCACGTCGAGGTCGCCAAGATGCGCGACGCCGGGCGCGAGATCATCATGATCGGCCACAAAGGCCATCCCGAGGTCGAGGGCACCATGGGTCAGGCCGAAGGCGGCATGTATCTGGTCGAAACCGTGGCCGACGTGCAGTCACTTCAGGTGGCCGACCCGGACAAGCTGGCCTACGTGACGCAGACCACGCTGTCAGTCGATGACGCGCAGATCATCGTCGACGCGCTGCGCGCGCGCTTCCCGGCCATCGTCGGTCCGAAGCGCGACGACATCTGCTACGCGACGCAGAACCGCCAGGATGCCGTCAAGTTCATGGCACCGCGCAGCGATCTGGTGCTGGTGGTGGGTTCGCCCAACAGTTCCAATTCCAACCGCCTGCGCGAAGTGGCAGAGCAGTTCGGCGTACCGGCGCACCTGATCGACAACGCCAGCCAGATCGATCCCGCGTGGCTGGCGGGGCGCAAGCGCATCGGCGTCACCGCCGGCGCGTCAGCGCCCGAAGTGCTGGTGGATGCGGTGATCGCCCGGCTGCGCGAACTGGGTGCGGCATCGGTCAGGACCCTGGACGGCACACCCGAGAACGTGAATTTTCCGCTGCCGAAGGAACTGGCTCAGCCGTGA
- the lspA gene encoding signal peptidase II, whose product MNARLAAWLALSAFVVGVDQLTKYLITQWLSYGQSWSVTWFFDLVLVYNPGAAFSFLADHDGWQRWFFIVLTSTVSIWLIMLMRKHVAEVVLPLGLALILGGAIGNLIDRVVLGAVVDFLYFHAGSRGFPAFNVADSAITAGVMLMLADQFGLSDRFARAEKQA is encoded by the coding sequence ATGAACGCACGCCTTGCCGCCTGGCTCGCCCTGTCCGCCTTCGTGGTCGGGGTGGACCAGCTCACCAAATACCTGATCACGCAGTGGCTGAGCTATGGCCAGAGCTGGTCGGTGACCTGGTTCTTCGACCTCGTGCTGGTCTATAACCCGGGCGCGGCCTTCAGTTTCCTGGCCGACCACGACGGCTGGCAGCGCTGGTTCTTCATCGTGCTGACGTCCACGGTGTCGATCTGGCTGATCATGCTGATGCGCAAGCACGTCGCGGAAGTGGTGTTGCCGCTCGGCCTGGCGCTGATACTGGGCGGCGCGATCGGCAACCTGATCGACCGCGTCGTGCTCGGCGCTGTGGTCGACTTCCTGTATTTTCATGCCGGGAGCCGAGGCTTCCCGGCCTTCAACGTGGCTGACTCGGCCATCACAGCGGGCGTGATGCTGATGCTGGCAGACCAGTTCGGTCTGTCGGACCGCTTCGCCCGCGCGGAGAAACAAGCATGA
- a CDS encoding HipA domain-containing protein, whose product MSYQIIEIPPDAREDTEQLGSKPKFWVLLDGKRWLFKESRPETGEDWAEKVAAEVARSAGIRAATVELASYAGRRGCVSMNFVDVNAGQALVHGNEVLATRFTGYDKGKVFGQSDHTLENIEAAMRGVFPAEQADGVLTELAGYLVLDALISNTDRHHENWGLLLYVQGEPPELTLTVAPSFDHASSLGRELRDDKRVRLVAERRVSSYINKGRGGIFRGSDEPHGENPLRLVQLAARAYPSFFEPALQRVRALSPEIICQIIDSLPDERASPAAKQLAAVMILTAQASLAEILK is encoded by the coding sequence ATGAGCTACCAAATTATCGAGATACCTCCGGATGCCCGTGAGGATACCGAACAGCTCGGCAGCAAGCCCAAGTTCTGGGTGTTGCTGGATGGCAAGAGGTGGCTATTTAAAGAGTCTCGTCCCGAGACAGGTGAAGATTGGGCTGAAAAAGTTGCCGCCGAAGTCGCTAGATCTGCTGGCATCCGGGCTGCAACTGTAGAGCTTGCTTCATACGCGGGGCGGCGAGGTTGTGTGTCGATGAATTTTGTCGACGTCAATGCGGGGCAGGCACTAGTTCATGGTAACGAAGTTCTTGCCACGCGCTTCACTGGCTACGACAAAGGTAAAGTCTTCGGGCAGTCTGACCACACTTTGGAGAACATCGAGGCTGCAATGCGCGGCGTGTTTCCCGCAGAACAAGCCGATGGAGTGCTTACTGAGCTAGCTGGCTACCTCGTGTTGGACGCTCTGATTAGTAACACTGATCGTCACCATGAGAACTGGGGGCTACTGCTTTACGTCCAGGGTGAGCCGCCAGAGCTTACATTGACTGTGGCTCCAAGTTTTGACCACGCCTCTTCCTTGGGGCGCGAGTTGCGTGATGACAAACGGGTTAGGCTTGTCGCGGAGAGGCGGGTAAGCTCATACATCAATAAGGGACGTGGCGGCATTTTTCGCGGCTCCGACGAGCCTCACGGTGAGAATCCTCTCCGCTTGGTGCAGTTGGCGGCCCGGGCATACCCATCGTTTTTTGAACCGGCGCTGCAGCGCGTGAGGGCATTGTCCCCCGAGATTATTTGTCAGATTATTGACTCGCTGCCCGATGAGCGAGCATCACCTGCTGCAAAACAGCTTGCGGCAGTGATGATCCTTACCGCGCAGGCTTCGTTAGCCGAGATTCTTAAATGA
- a CDS encoding FKBP-type peptidyl-prolyl cis-trans isomerase — MNDTVKPDSLVTLHFRVALPEGGQALISTFESTPATLQLGGGELAPALEARLAGLEVGSRHVFELEPGEVFGEHKADLVERFARRDIPADIELDVHSVIEFTDNDGNKFPGLVRELDEQSALIDFNHPLAGRAVRFEVEVIGVS, encoded by the coding sequence ATGAACGACACCGTCAAACCCGACAGCCTGGTCACGCTGCACTTCCGCGTCGCGCTGCCGGAAGGTGGTCAGGCGCTGATCAGCACCTTCGAATCGACGCCGGCCACGCTGCAGCTGGGAGGCGGCGAGCTGGCGCCGGCGCTCGAAGCGCGTCTTGCCGGGCTGGAAGTGGGCAGCCGCCATGTGTTCGAGCTGGAGCCGGGCGAGGTGTTTGGCGAGCACAAGGCCGATCTGGTCGAGCGCTTCGCGCGTCGCGACATCCCGGCCGACATCGAACTGGACGTGCATTCGGTGATCGAATTCACCGATAACGACGGCAACAAGTTTCCCGGGCTGGTGCGCGAACTGGACGAGCAGTCCGCGCTGATCGATTTCAACCACCCGTTGGCGGGCCGCGCCGTGCGTTTCGAGGTGGAGGTGATCGGTGTCTCCTGA